A stretch of DNA from Spirosoma endbachense:
AGTTCTACGAGGCTGCGCTTAAATTACCCTTCAGTGAGTCCTATACGAAGGAATATCATGCCTTTGCCTATAGCGGAATTGCCCGGATTGCCGCTCGTTCCAACGATCGGAACCGGGCCAGACAATACTATAAAAAAGCGTTGGCTGTTGGGGAATATAAGTCGTTGATCCGGGAAGCGAAAGCATATAGGTAAAACAGGCCAATGATTGACTTGTTCTGTGCAGAATCTTCTGTCAGTCATAAAGTGTAAAGCCGTGCCACGGTTCATCCGTGAATGATGCTCAACCGTGGCACGGCTTTACACTTTATGACTGACCCTGTATTGATTGTCTTTCACTGTTAGACCATGTACTCTCGTCGTTCGTTTTTGCAAAGCTCGCTGGCTGGCCTGTTGTTTGTTCGCAAACCCAAACGGATGGTTCAGACCGTAACGGGACCGTTATCGGCATCGGCTATGGGTCTGACACTCATTCATGAACACGTGCTGGTAGACTTTATTGGCGCGGACAGGATTAGTCCGGATCGCTGGAATCGAAGTGAGGTCGTTGCAAAAATGCTACCTCATCTGACGGAGTTGAAACAGTTGGGTTGTCAGACCATACTGGATTGTACCCCATCTTTCCTGGGTAAAGATCCACTTTTATTAAAACAGCTGTCACAGCAGTCGGGCGTCCGGATACTGACGAATACGGGTTATTATGGAGCGTCCGATAATAAATTTTTACCGGCTCATGGCCTAACCGAAACCGCCGACCAACTGGCCGAACGCTGGGTCGCTGATTTTGAGAGGGGGATTGACGGGACAGGTGTTCGGCCGGGGTTTATCAAAATCGGCGTTAACCCCGGATCATTGTCGGAACTTCACCGGAAGCTCGTCATGGCGGCTGCCCGTACGCACAAACGTACAGGTCTGACCATCTGCTCGCATACAGGTCCTTACGTCCCCGCTTTTGAGGAGTTAGCTATCCTGAAAAAGGAAGGTGTTCGGCCTGATGCATTTGTGTGGGTTCATGCGCAGGGCAGTAATTCAGTTCATTACGCCCGTTTTGTTCGGGAAGGTGCCTGGGTTAGCCTGGACGGTTTAGACAACAGCAATGTGGATAAATATGCCGAAACACTATTGCTGATGAAAGAAAACCGATTTCTTCACCGGACGCTCCTTTCGCACGATGCGGGCTGGTATGATCCTGCGAAACCAGATGGAGGCTCCATTGACCGGGATTATACAGTCCTGTTTAAACGGCTTATGCCTACCCTGAATAAACAGGGATTCACGAAAAACGACTGGAAACAGATTCTGGTCGATAATCCAGCAGAAGCGTTTAGCCTGTCTGAACCGGGATTTAAGTGATTTTAGGATTAATCGGATTTAGCTTTATTCACGTATTCAGGAAAGAGACTAACAAACTCCTGTAAATCTTAGAATCAGTTAAATCCCGGTTTGGATTAATAATCAACCTCCAGATTCAACACTTTTCTGAGTTCATGCAGGGCCGGATTTTTTTCGGCGAGGTAATTAAATTTGTCCTGCGAACTGTAAATCATCTTCTTAACCTCCTGAACCATCACTGTGTGTTCAACCTGGATCCTGCTATTCTGTAGTTCGGTGCGCAGGTAGCCAAGCAATTCGGGCTTTAGTTCGGTGAGGTAGCCGACCTGCAACGTGTTGTCCAGCGTTATATGAATAGTAGTGCCATCGAGCGTTATCGTCCGATTCAATACCAACTGTTCCGTAGCGGAATCATTCTGGCTGTGCCGGATTTTGGCAAATGTTAGCCAGGAATCCTGTAACTCCTCCAGACTGAATGGTTTATCTGGCCGACTGGGTGCGGCTACAACAACTTCTTCTGCCGTTTCTGCCGCAGGCTGAACAGGCCCGGTAGTAAGCGCAACTGTTGACCGAAGACGGCTCGTGGCCGGGCGTGTTGGCGGAGCAATCTTTGGCTTTATTGTAGAAGGGTTTGGCAGGGTAGCCGTATCGGTAGTTGATGCATTTCCTGCGGCTGTATTCCCGTTTGTATGGCTACCTGTAGATGCAGTTCCATTGGTGCCGTTTGTTGGCGGGGCAGTCCTGTAACCATTAATGGGTTCGCTGGTAATTGGGTGCTGCTCGATCAGTTGGCCGATACTAGCTGCTGACTGAATGGGCTGTTCGTGAATTGGATCGCTGTTTTTTTTTTCATCTGCCGGCTGATCGGCAGTAGAACGTTCGCTGGCTAGTGAGCCATTGTGCGGTAACTCAGGTACGGCGTCCCAGTTGAGCAGGTTACGCAGATTGGCCAGTTTCATCAGCCAAAGTTCGGTATGTAACCGTTGGTCTTTGGCTTGTTTGTAATTCATATCACACTGCCCGCCCAGGCTCAGCGCCGACAGCAAAAATGACATAGGGGCCCGTGCCGACTGGTCGAGGTATTGCCGTCGAACGTTCTCGGTCACTTGCAGTAACTGAACGGTTGCCGCATCCTTACAAACCAGCAAATCGCGGAAGTGGCGGCATAAACCAACCACAAACTGGTGACCATCAAACCCTTTGCGCAGTATTTCGTCTGCCGTAAGCAGACTCTGCGGTAGATTACCCGACAGCAGCAGATCGGTCAGTTTGAAATAGTAGTCGTAATCGAGGATGTGCAGATTATCCAGCACCTCCTTATACCGGATGATTCGGTCGGCAGCGAACGTGACATTCAGATCGAACATCGACAGCGCATCGCGAAGACCACCATCGGCTTTTTGTGCGATCAGGTCAAGCGCTTCACTTTCTGCCACGATGCCTTCTTTTTCGGCGATTTGGGCAAGGTGGCTGGCGATATGCTGCGGCTGAATTCGGTTAAAGTCGAAAATCTGGCATCGTGACAGAATTGTCGGCAGAATTTTGTGCTTTTCGGTCGTTGCCAGAATGAAAATAGCGTAGGAGGGGGGTTCCTCCAGTGTTTTCAAAAAGGCATTAAAAGCCGCCGACGAGAGCATGTGCACCTCGTCAATGATGTAAATCTTATACTTACCCGACTGGGGCGGATAACGAACCTGATCGATCAGATTACGAATGTCTTCAACGGAGTTATTCGAAGCCGCATCCAGTTCGTGAATATTGAACGACGCACTTTGGTTGAAGCTCACGCATGACTCGCAGGTATCGCAGGCTTCACCCTCGGCAGTTAGATTTTGGCAATTAATTGTCTTGGCCAGAATACGGGCGCAGGTTGTCTTGCCGACTCCACGCGGCCCACAGAATAGAAACGCCGACGCTAAGTGATTGGTCTTGATGGCGTTTTTAAGTGTGGTGGTAATGTGCTCCTGTCCTACGACGGTGTCGAAGGTGGCAGGACGGTACTTGCGGGCCGAGACCACGAAATTTTCCATACTCAAAGTTAGCAAGGTCAGGCCGGATTTCAAACGAGAGATTGGGTCAGATGGCCCTGTTTGCTCGATTATTCTCTGTCGGCAAGCGTTGTTTTATTCATGGCAGATGACCCAGAATAGGGCCTCTGGTACTATGAACGTGATTTTTGCAGGCCTGTCATCCGATCATCAAAATAGGACAGAAATAGTATGAAATCCCTGTTTTGCGGTCTACGAAACTGGCTATTCTGCCATCGATTAATGATTGACGATCTCTTTTCCACAATGAGGGCAGTAGGTTATTCTTGGTTTCTTCTGAACACGGATATGTTCATTGAAACCTGATACTAAAATACCGGTTGGTAAAGCAAACAGTCCAATTCCGACAATAGCCGCAATACCACCCAGCAATTTTCCAAGCGGGGTTATTGGATGAATATCACCGTAACCAACCGTTGTCATCGCCGTAACACCCCACCACATGGTAGCCGGAATGCTCGAAAACTTGTCGGGCTGGGCCGAATGTTCGACATAATACATGACACTGGAGACAATGATCAGCATGAAAATGACAAGTATTGTGCTCAAGATCAGTTCTTCTTTTTTGTCATTGACAACGCTCTGTATCATGCGGAAGGCGTGGGAATAGCGCGAGATACGAAACAGACGAAAAATTCGGAATAACCGCAGAATCCGCACGATGGCAAGATCAGTGGCAAATAAGGTAAAGTAGAAGGGGAAAATGGCCAGAAAGTCGATGAGGGCTGCGGTAGAGAAAATGTAGCGCAGCCGTCCCCAGAACCAATGATGATACTTCTCATTCTCGACGCAGACCCATATGCGCAACAAATATTCGACGGTAAAGAACCCGACTGAAAACACTTCAAAATCGTAAAATAATCGGGCAAAACGCTGATTATATTCCGGAACAGTATGAAGTACGATCGCAAGTGCGTTTAGCGTAATAATGGTAATCAGCAGCAGGTTGAAGATCAAACTGATTCCCCGACGCTTGCCAGCCGAGGTCTCGAGGATACGGAAAAGGGATTTACGGAGATGTAGCATAACAGTACGGCCGGTAGTACTGCAAGCTACTTACCAAATCTGAAAGTTGAATCACCTGGTTCCGGTAACAGTAGTACGATTTATCTAAAGATGAATGGCTGGCAGGTTGTGAAGGTAGATTTATTGCTTCTGATTTACAGTAAGTTAAATCAGTAGCTCTATGGGCAGCAATCTGATGCTTTTGCCGAACCGGCCGCCAGCCGAACCGTATCGCCGACCTTTAGCTACTGACTGGAGACTTGTATTCGTCGTCTTTATGTATCAGGACCGACAGGACATAAGGACGAATTTATCCCCGAAAAGCCTCCCGTTCAGCTTCGGTCATTTGCAGTAATATGCGTTTGGCGTGCTCATAACCCATATCTACTACATTATCGAACGAAGCCCACTGCATCAGCCCAAATTGAGTTACATCGGGATTAAAGTAAAGATCCAGGTGCTGTTTGGTTTCGTTGCGTCGGGCGGCACTACTCAATAGTGTGGCATTGAGCATAATCGCGAGTAACGAAGGAAGCCGGTATTTTCGCAGCTTTTTGGGACGGAGCCGGTCGCGCAACAGTTCAGTTGGGCTTGGTATGGTATCGATAGTCATCTTATGGAGTTTATCGATGCTCAAATCAACGCCAATCACTTTGCCGACCGGCATTCGGCTCATGACATCTACCGGAAAATTATTGAACATCCCACCATCGACCAGCAGATTGTCGCCATCGATAACCGGGGGAAATACGCCCGGAATAGCTGTCGTCGCTTTCAGGTATTTTACCAGTGGCCCCCGCGAGTGGATCTCTTCGCGAGCCAGGGTGTAATTACTCGATACCGTAAACAAGGTCAGCCACATATCTTCAATATTCGCTTCTGAATGTCCGATAAAAGCCCTGACCGTATCCTGAATCATCTGGTCGATTCGTTTCCCGCGGATAAGCGAAATCAACGGTAGCCAGTTATAATCTTTGGTTGGATTAAAAAATGCTGCTTTTTTCAAATGCTGCCGCATAATATCCAGCGGTTGATCGAACGAGACGGAAGCTGCCAGAAGACCACCTACACTGGTACCGCCCACAAAATCAACCGGAATATTGAACTCCTGAAGGGCTTTTAATACGCCCAGATGCGCAAACCCCTTAGCGCCACCCCCAGCCAGGACAAGTCCGATGGCCGTTCCGCTAAGCAGTCGGGCCAGACGACTTATATCACGGGATAACCCCTGCCGAATATGATAATGCTGTTTTACCAGTGGCCGGTGATGCAACCAGTCGGCGGTATGGCGGGGAGTAACCGTATTGGCGGGGTGTACCAGCACCAGTGTCTGCATGGGGTCAGTTACCAAGCGCCCCGGCTGGTGGTATTTTTCGGCATCGGTCAATTGGGGAGATTGCTGGGCATCGGCAATCAGCACGATTTCATCAGCCTCACGTAAACACCGCCGTGTCCACTCGCTATAAGGTTCATGATGCGCCGGTTTGTCGGCCAGCAAAATCAAAAAATCATGCTGCAATTCCTGTTCATCGAGCCAGTTGGAAAGTTGCCAGTTTTCTTCGCAGTCAATTTTAGCCGTCTGGGCTATATCGTTCTGAAATAGCTGATTCGCCAGTTTACTGGATGCAATGTAAACGGTACTTTTCTGCTGGAGTACCTGACCTAAAGCATGGCCTATTTTCTCCAGATCAATATGTTCATGAAGGGCAAGCAGACAGATATTGGCCCGTTTCTTAATGGATTTCTGCGGAAGATGAGCGAACTTAAGCCGCTCAATTATTCGTTTGCTCAGGTTCATCGCCACCTTTGGATAGGCCGCGATGAGTAGCTCAAAAACCTCTTTCGAGAGCTTTATCAGGACACTATCGCGTAAGGCAATGACGGTAGCCCAATGAGGCTCATTGGCCAGAATACTCATTTCGCCCACGATTCCACCCCGCATGACTTCGCCGATTCGCCTGGGGTTTCCATCGCTATCGTCCACGAAAACCTGTAATCGTCCGCTACTCACAAAATACATGGCATCACCGGGATCATTTTGATTAAAGAGCACATCGCCCCCGCTCATCTCGACCCACTGAAGTTTAGGCTCAATTAAAGCAAAAAAGCGATCATCAAATTCACCAAAAACACTGGTTAAACCAGTATACAGTAACTCATGCTGTAGACGTGTAATCGGCATAATCGGAAGCTTATTATTCCTAAAGTAGTCACGAATCGCATCTATACTAGCACGAGGAGTCCCACCGTTGGTGTGATTCAGATCGTCAAACAGGTGGTTACCTCCATAATCAAGTACGGCGATCAGGTCAATTTTACCATTCCTTTATACTAAAGTGAGGATAGGTCCGTTTTTTGCTACACTACACCTTTGTAAAGGAATCAGTAAGATTGAAGAATAGAAAGCCTTCGCTTAAAGTTGGCCAGCGTGTCGAAAGGGTTAATAAGCCTTAGAACGTAAGTTAATAAAAGTTTTTGGGCTACGATAATAAGTAAATGAAGCTGATTAACAGACAGAAATTCGTGGAGCGATGCGTATGAACAGCAATTAATGATAATGTTTTGACCGTTGCCGAACTATCTTAAAAAAAAACCGTTATTCTATTGCAAGACCCGGATAATCTCTCTAACATTGTCCGCGTTTTCAGCGAAAAACCGATGGCTAAGCTCGTATACATACCGACCTTCTTCCATACTACGCCATTTCGGTTTAGGTCCGAAAGGACCATTTCATTTTGTTTGCCTATGTGGTAAACGTTTTCCGCCTTTTTCTCAATTTTTCATCTTAACAAACAGCACGGATTACGCCGTCTCCGTTTGCGGTTAACTAACCGCCTTATTAACGACGATGATTACGCCAGAAATAGTAAACGATCAATACATTGTTCAGGTCGCCAATGAAAATCATCTGCGGTTAGCTGAAACAATCTGCCATGAAATGGAAGAGAGCGCGAAAGCCCGGGGAACCGGTATCGCCAAGCGTTCACCCATTTACGTTATGGAGAAAATGCTCGAAGGTAAAGCCATTATTGCCATGACCCTTTCGGGTGATTGGGTTGGGTTTTGCTACATCGAGACATGGGAGCACGGTAAATTCGTGGCGAACTCCGGTCTGATTGTTCATCCTGAACATCGCAAGAGTGGTATCGCTACACGGATCAAAGGGAAAGCCTTCGAACTTTCCCGGACAATGTTTCCGGATGCCAAGATTATTGGTATTACGACTAGTCTGGCCGTGATGAAAATCAACTCTGATCTAGGATACCAACCCGTGACACTTAGTGAGTTGCCAGGTGATGAGGCATTCTGGAAAGGATGTCAGACTTGCGCTAATTTCGATATTCTGACCCGCACTAACCGCAAGCATTGTCTCTGTACCGGTATGCTTTATGATCCGGAAGAGCATAAGCAGGAAGAGAAAACAGAAAAGTGGAATTTTCTGAAAGAATCTAAATTATATGAACGCTGGATGCGCATTAAAGAACGCATTCTGCTTCGCTTAAAACCGGCTGATCGTTCACGTAGTCGTAAAGTGAACAGAGAACTGGAAACTGTAGCTTAGTTTTTGCTACAAGCAGAATAGAGATTGAAAGCTCCTGACTTCAACGTCAGGAGCTTTTTTTGTGCCTAATAATTAATTATTTTTTACAAAAAATAATCTTGATATGAGTAAGATAATATATATTTTTATACATTTGACTTTAATTAGTTTATAAACTATTGTTTGTTCTATGAAGCATTTTTATCTAGTAATCATTTTTTCGTTTTTAACGCTGGCTGTACAGGCACAGATAATCACCCAATGGAACTTTAACGGACTGCTTGGGCTTGGGACGACAACGCCTTCTGTAGGAACGGGTACCGTAGTCAATGTTGGCGGAACTACAACGGCATTTAACAGTGGAGCAGGAAGCTCTGATCCCGCATTACTTCTAAATTCCGGGGATAACCTGGCATCCTTTCCTGCACCGGGAACAAACAACAAAAGCGCAGGCCTCGAGATACGAGTATCAACGGCTGGCAAGCAGAACATAAAACTTTCGTTTGACCTTCGCCTGAGTGCATCAGCCGCAAAATTGGCCACGATCCAGTACTCCATAAATGGAGGGGTTAGCTTTGTCGACTTTAGCACCCTTACAATAGGGTCTGCTACTACCTGGGTTAATGGTAACACGTATGATTTCTCATCAATTACGGCACTAAATAACAATGCTAATGCTCGTTTTCGTGTCGTTTCGACAATGAGTGGTAGTGGCGGAACTGCTTATGAAGGCGTTAGTGGTGCATATAGTACAAGCGGTACTTATCGCTTCGACATGGTAACTGTACAGGGCACAGATATTCCCCTCCCCGTCACTTACTCCGGCTTCAATGCCCGCTATACAGAGTCAAAAACAGTGGCAATTACCTGGGCAACGTCATTAGAACATGATAATGCACATTTTGATATTGAGCGTAGTGCTGATATTGAGTCGTTTCAACTGATTGGCCGTGTCGAGGGAAAAGGCACAAGTGATGCAAAGCAGCAGTATTCCTTCACCGATGAAGTGCCTATGGCTGGCTGGAACTATTACCGACTGAAACAGGTCGACCTTGATGGTAAAACAAGCTACTCTAAACTAATAGCTGTTCTTAATGAAGCTACTTTAACCGGCGATGAACTCAGCCTGTCGCCTAATCCTGCTGATCGTGATTTGACTATTCGTATCAACAGCAGTGCCAAAATCGCGCAGGTCATGGTATATACAATGCAGGGCCACCACGTAAGCCAGTCAACGAGTGCAATAAATCAGCTTGACGTGTCGGCATTGCCAGCCGGAATCTATATACTGGAAGTCCGAACAACAGATAACCGTGTCTTGCGTCAACGATTCGTGAAGCGGTAACGCTTTATTCATAGAAGCGCGCCCAGTTTTTCATTGTCCATAGAACAATACGATCGGCCAGGCGTGGAAAATACCGATTCATGAAGTAATTGAGTTTACCCGCGGGCGAGAGAATCGTTTTTT
This window harbors:
- a CDS encoding phosphotriesterase family protein, with translation MYSRRSFLQSSLAGLLFVRKPKRMVQTVTGPLSASAMGLTLIHEHVLVDFIGADRISPDRWNRSEVVAKMLPHLTELKQLGCQTILDCTPSFLGKDPLLLKQLSQQSGVRILTNTGYYGASDNKFLPAHGLTETADQLAERWVADFERGIDGTGVRPGFIKIGVNPGSLSELHRKLVMAAARTHKRTGLTICSHTGPYVPAFEELAILKKEGVRPDAFVWVHAQGSNSVHYARFVREGAWVSLDGLDNSNVDKYAETLLLMKENRFLHRTLLSHDAGWYDPAKPDGGSIDRDYTVLFKRLMPTLNKQGFTKNDWKQILVDNPAEAFSLSEPGFK
- a CDS encoding DNA polymerase III subunit gamma/tau, giving the protein MENFVVSARKYRPATFDTVVGQEHITTTLKNAIKTNHLASAFLFCGPRGVGKTTCARILAKTINCQNLTAEGEACDTCESCVSFNQSASFNIHELDAASNNSVEDIRNLIDQVRYPPQSGKYKIYIIDEVHMLSSAAFNAFLKTLEEPPSYAIFILATTEKHKILPTILSRCQIFDFNRIQPQHIASHLAQIAEKEGIVAESEALDLIAQKADGGLRDALSMFDLNVTFAADRIIRYKEVLDNLHILDYDYYFKLTDLLLSGNLPQSLLTADEILRKGFDGHQFVVGLCRHFRDLLVCKDAATVQLLQVTENVRRQYLDQSARAPMSFLLSALSLGGQCDMNYKQAKDQRLHTELWLMKLANLRNLLNWDAVPELPHNGSLASERSTADQPADEKKNSDPIHEQPIQSAASIGQLIEQHPITSEPINGYRTAPPTNGTNGTASTGSHTNGNTAAGNASTTDTATLPNPSTIKPKIAPPTRPATSRLRSTVALTTGPVQPAAETAEEVVVAAPSRPDKPFSLEELQDSWLTFAKIRHSQNDSATEQLVLNRTITLDGTTIHITLDNTLQVGYLTELKPELLGYLRTELQNSRIQVEHTVMVQEVKKMIYSSQDKFNYLAEKNPALHELRKVLNLEVDY
- a CDS encoding ion transporter — translated: MLHLRKSLFRILETSAGKRRGISLIFNLLLITIITLNALAIVLHTVPEYNQRFARLFYDFEVFSVGFFTVEYLLRIWVCVENEKYHHWFWGRLRYIFSTAALIDFLAIFPFYFTLFATDLAIVRILRLFRIFRLFRISRYSHAFRMIQSVVNDKKEELILSTILVIFMLIIVSSVMYYVEHSAQPDKFSSIPATMWWGVTAMTTVGYGDIHPITPLGKLLGGIAAIVGIGLFALPTGILVSGFNEHIRVQKKPRITYCPHCGKEIVNH
- a CDS encoding patatin-like phospholipase family protein, encoding MPITRLQHELLYTGLTSVFGEFDDRFFALIEPKLQWVEMSGGDVLFNQNDPGDAMYFVSSGRLQVFVDDSDGNPRRIGEVMRGGIVGEMSILANEPHWATVIALRDSVLIKLSKEVFELLIAAYPKVAMNLSKRIIERLKFAHLPQKSIKKRANICLLALHEHIDLEKIGHALGQVLQQKSTVYIASSKLANQLFQNDIAQTAKIDCEENWQLSNWLDEQELQHDFLILLADKPAHHEPYSEWTRRCLREADEIVLIADAQQSPQLTDAEKYHQPGRLVTDPMQTLVLVHPANTVTPRHTADWLHHRPLVKQHYHIRQGLSRDISRLARLLSGTAIGLVLAGGGAKGFAHLGVLKALQEFNIPVDFVGGTSVGGLLAASVSFDQPLDIMRQHLKKAAFFNPTKDYNWLPLISLIRGKRIDQMIQDTVRAFIGHSEANIEDMWLTLFTVSSNYTLAREEIHSRGPLVKYLKATTAIPGVFPPVIDGDNLLVDGGMFNNFPVDVMSRMPVGKVIGVDLSIDKLHKMTIDTIPSPTELLRDRLRPKKLRKYRLPSLLAIMLNATLLSSAARRNETKQHLDLYFNPDVTQFGLMQWASFDNVVDMGYEHAKRILLQMTEAEREAFRG
- a CDS encoding GNAT family N-acetyltransferase encodes the protein MITPEIVNDQYIVQVANENHLRLAETICHEMEESAKARGTGIAKRSPIYVMEKMLEGKAIIAMTLSGDWVGFCYIETWEHGKFVANSGLIVHPEHRKSGIATRIKGKAFELSRTMFPDAKIIGITTSLAVMKINSDLGYQPVTLSELPGDEAFWKGCQTCANFDILTRTNRKHCLCTGMLYDPEEHKQEEKTEKWNFLKESKLYERWMRIKERILLRLKPADRSRSRKVNRELETVA
- a CDS encoding T9SS type A sorting domain-containing protein, producing MKHFYLVIIFSFLTLAVQAQIITQWNFNGLLGLGTTTPSVGTGTVVNVGGTTTAFNSGAGSSDPALLLNSGDNLASFPAPGTNNKSAGLEIRVSTAGKQNIKLSFDLRLSASAAKLATIQYSINGGVSFVDFSTLTIGSATTWVNGNTYDFSSITALNNNANARFRVVSTMSGSGGTAYEGVSGAYSTSGTYRFDMVTVQGTDIPLPVTYSGFNARYTESKTVAITWATSLEHDNAHFDIERSADIESFQLIGRVEGKGTSDAKQQYSFTDEVPMAGWNYYRLKQVDLDGKTSYSKLIAVLNEATLTGDELSLSPNPADRDLTIRINSSAKIAQVMVYTMQGHHVSQSTSAINQLDVSALPAGIYILEVRTTDNRVLRQRFVKR